In Chengkuizengella sediminis, a single window of DNA contains:
- a CDS encoding DMT family transporter, with the protein MVILNYIFICFIFGTTFFAIKVGIDAGVDPIFSASLRFIVAGLIVILFFKIRKAKFPSITVIKQLVIVGFCITFGTFATLYWAEQYIPSGLAAILSAFGPIMVLLLNKYDEKSKFSSVQVLGLGASLGGVILIASPGVKGDMDFLWIIASIAVILSSLFYSFGTVYSKKTMALKSEFSPFLLNGIQMLFGGIMLLIFSLFMEQPKLTALTDISVQFSLLYLVIFGSIMGHGLYYWLVGKTNPVFPNTWLYVSPIIAMVLGTLFLGEKIQTLSIIGSFMVLFGVFLTNQNTLAEYYRKGTLFKVTHKSGGNL; encoded by the coding sequence ATGGTTATTTTAAATTATATATTTATTTGTTTTATTTTTGGAACTACATTTTTTGCGATAAAAGTAGGAATAGACGCTGGTGTAGATCCGATTTTTTCTGCATCTTTAAGATTTATTGTTGCAGGATTGATCGTTATTCTTTTTTTCAAAATCCGTAAAGCGAAGTTTCCTTCTATAACAGTAATAAAACAGTTGGTTATCGTTGGGTTTTGTATCACCTTTGGAACCTTTGCCACTTTATATTGGGCGGAACAATATATCCCTTCAGGGTTAGCCGCTATCTTATCCGCATTTGGACCTATTATGGTTTTATTATTAAATAAATATGATGAGAAATCAAAGTTTTCTTCTGTACAGGTTCTGGGACTTGGAGCAAGCTTAGGTGGTGTTATACTCATCGCCTCCCCAGGGGTAAAGGGAGATATGGATTTCTTATGGATTATCGCTTCGATAGCAGTTATTTTAAGTTCGTTATTTTATAGTTTTGGAACAGTTTACTCCAAAAAAACGATGGCTTTGAAATCTGAGTTCTCCCCTTTTTTATTAAATGGCATTCAGATGTTGTTTGGGGGAATCATGTTATTGATTTTTTCTCTATTTATGGAGCAACCAAAATTAACTGCGCTGACGGATATATCGGTTCAATTCTCATTACTTTATCTCGTGATCTTCGGATCCATTATGGGACACGGATTGTATTACTGGTTAGTAGGTAAAACCAATCCTGTATTCCCGAATACATGGTTATATGTTTCTCCGATTATTGCCATGGTACTTGGAACCCTATTCTTGGGGGAAAAAATCCAAACGTTATCCATCATCGGATCATTTATGGTGTTGTTCGGTGTTTTTTTAACAAATCAGAATACATTAGCTGAGTATTATCGGAAGGGTACATTGTTTAAAGTAACCCATAAAAGTGGAGGAAATCTCTGA
- a CDS encoding PLP-dependent aminotransferase family protein has product MKIALNKQTDHSLPEQIFQSISDRILSGLMIEGEKLPSVRKLAEQLEVSLVTVQKSYELLEKKQLIERRQGKGSYVRRSEQKTVETNPYNWQNMIEDFLPRAQTWMEMKSFSREYKYNLSLANLSHDLLPVYELTDMITKVIRDEPMILTKYSPGPGDQILREVVSEYLVDEGLVVPADKIVITSGAQQGLELIAKTFLGEGDVVFVEAPTYIGIIDILKSRGVTIKTVPTNEEGMNLNILLQMCEQFSPKFIYTNPTFQNPTGTILSEKKRRRLVDIAQAFNVIIMEDDPWGELRFEGSIKSMKSMDENGHVIYLKSFSKTISPGFRVGCIIADGKILNKLKASKSVSDLGSPLLNQRIIARFIQSFNFGQHFKKMNALLLLRRNLLIETLNDLQIEGLKWTVPSGGPVMWITFPTQVNTEHLLIDALKQELSFLPSAMCYPNEPEVNHLRISYGNLSLNTYKESLKLFKEVVKNHMESLNPFTEDTPLF; this is encoded by the coding sequence ATGAAAATTGCATTAAACAAACAAACGGACCATTCACTACCAGAACAAATCTTTCAGTCCATTTCAGATCGCATCCTCTCAGGACTGATGATAGAAGGTGAAAAACTCCCTTCAGTTAGAAAACTGGCCGAACAGTTAGAAGTTAGCTTAGTTACCGTTCAAAAATCGTATGAATTGTTAGAAAAAAAACAGTTAATAGAAAGAAGACAAGGAAAGGGCAGTTACGTCAGAAGAAGTGAACAAAAAACAGTAGAAACGAATCCATACAACTGGCAAAACATGATTGAAGATTTTTTGCCAAGAGCACAGACCTGGATGGAGATGAAATCTTTTTCCCGTGAATATAAATACAACCTATCTTTAGCGAACCTATCTCATGACCTATTACCAGTTTACGAATTAACGGATATGATTACAAAAGTGATTAGAGATGAACCCATGATCCTCACAAAATATAGTCCCGGACCTGGGGATCAAATTTTGAGGGAAGTCGTGAGTGAATATTTGGTTGACGAAGGTTTAGTGGTTCCTGCTGACAAAATTGTCATAACGAGTGGTGCGCAGCAAGGACTTGAGCTTATCGCCAAAACCTTTCTAGGGGAAGGGGATGTCGTATTTGTGGAGGCTCCAACTTATATTGGCATCATAGATATTTTGAAATCCAGGGGTGTGACGATCAAAACGGTTCCGACAAATGAAGAAGGCATGAATTTAAATATTCTTTTACAAATGTGTGAGCAGTTTTCACCTAAGTTTATTTATACAAACCCAACCTTCCAAAATCCAACAGGTACGATTTTAAGTGAAAAGAAACGCAGGAGATTAGTTGACATTGCACAGGCTTTTAATGTCATCATCATGGAAGATGATCCTTGGGGTGAATTAAGATTTGAAGGTTCTATAAAATCTATGAAATCCATGGATGAAAATGGGCATGTCATTTATTTGAAAAGCTTTAGTAAAACTATTTCACCCGGATTTAGAGTGGGCTGTATAATAGCAGATGGAAAAATATTAAACAAATTAAAAGCGTCTAAGAGTGTTTCAGATCTTGGGTCACCCTTATTAAATCAAAGAATTATTGCACGGTTTATTCAATCCTTTAACTTTGGGCAACATTTTAAAAAAATGAACGCTTTACTGCTTTTGAGGAGAAACTTGTTAATTGAGACACTAAATGATTTACAAATTGAGGGGTTAAAATGGACTGTTCCGAGTGGTGGACCCGTTATGTGGATTACTTTCCCCACGCAAGTGAATACGGAACATTTACTCATCGATGCTTTAAAACAAGAACTTTCATTTTTGCCTTCTGCCATGTGTTATCCAAACGAACCGGAGGTAAATCATCTTAGAATTAGTTATGGTAATTTATCCTTAAATACATATAAAGAATCACTGAAATTGTTTAAAGAAGTAGTTAAAAATCATATGGAAAGTTTAAATCCTTTTACAGAAGATACACCTTTGTTTTAA
- a CDS encoding DegV family protein translates to MAIRVVTDSTSYIPEKMQKKYDITVVPLSVSFQDESFKELDVSVDYFYEKLSKSKELPTSSQPSVNDLYTVFENLVKQNHDIVAIFISSEMSGTYSTAVLASNMILEKYPKASVEIIDSRSNSMQLGFAALTAAKEAIVGKCIREVVKAVKDNIERSRFIFIPETLEYLKKGGRIGSAKALLSSVLKIKPILTVFDGKTNVIDKIRTKKRAITKMTDVFFENIKTFGLGDVIVHHIQCEEEAKELANTIKEIIGKKVQICSIGPVVGTHVGPGAIGIAYYTQKELLL, encoded by the coding sequence ATGGCTATAAGAGTTGTAACAGATAGCACGTCCTATATCCCAGAAAAAATGCAAAAAAAGTATGATATCACAGTGGTGCCACTAAGTGTATCGTTCCAAGATGAATCATTTAAAGAATTGGATGTAAGTGTAGACTATTTTTATGAAAAGTTATCCAAAAGCAAGGAACTACCTACCTCCTCACAACCATCTGTGAATGATTTATACACTGTTTTTGAAAATTTAGTGAAACAAAATCATGATATCGTCGCGATATTCATTTCCTCAGAAATGAGTGGGACTTATTCTACTGCAGTTTTAGCAAGCAATATGATCTTGGAAAAGTATCCTAAAGCAAGCGTAGAAATCATTGATTCTAGGTCAAACAGCATGCAATTAGGTTTTGCTGCATTAACAGCTGCAAAAGAAGCAATTGTAGGTAAGTGCATAAGAGAAGTGGTTAAAGCGGTGAAGGACAATATTGAAAGAAGTCGATTTATTTTTATCCCAGAAACGTTGGAGTATTTAAAAAAAGGGGGAAGAATAGGTTCAGCCAAAGCCTTGTTAAGTTCCGTTCTTAAAATCAAACCCATTCTAACTGTATTTGATGGAAAAACAAATGTGATCGATAAAATAAGAACAAAAAAACGTGCAATTACGAAAATGACAGATGTATTTTTTGAAAATATAAAAACATTTGGTTTAGGTGATGTCATCGTACACCATATCCAGTGCGAGGAAGAAGCTAAAGAGTTAGCCAATACAATTAAAGAAATCATTGGGAAAAAGGTGCAGATTTGTTCTATTGGTCCAGTTGTAGGTACGCATGTAGGGCCTGGTGCGATTGGAATTGCCTATTAC